Sequence from the Lysobacter capsici genome:
CGCGGCACCGCCTTGACTTGCCCCGCGCGCATCGCCGGGGCGACGGTTTCGGCGCGATCGCCGAGATAGCTGCGGCCGATCTTGTCCCACAGGCCGTCTTCCAGGCTATAGACGAAGCAGGTCGCACCGTATTGCACGGTGTTGCACAACAGGTAGTCGTTGCGGCCGTTGTGGTCGAGGTCCGGCGTCATCAGCACGCATTGCGAATCGGCATTCAGACAGTCCGGCGTGGGCAGCCGTTGGGCGATCAGGGCCTGCAGCCACACCGTATCGGGTTGATCGGCGCCCGGCGCGATCTGGATATGTCGCAGCGCCGCAGCGACGGTGTCGGCCTGGGCCTGGACGCGATCGTCCATGCTGTATTCCCACGGATTTTTCATTTTGAGCACGCGTTCGAGCTTGGCGCTTTGCTTGTCGCCGGCGAATCGCGGATCGCTGCGCAGGCCCTGCAAGGCTTCGTAGCCGCGCCGGCCGTTCTGGAAACGCAGGTGGCTGAGGTCGAATTCTTCCGCCGGGGTGCGGCCTTCGCGCAGACGCGCGAGTTGATCGTTGACGGTGAGGCGGTGCGGGTCGAGCACCAGCGAGTTTGCCGCGACCGCGAACGCCATGGCCACCAGCGAGACGATCACGTTGACCCGCATCAGCCCGTGCAGCCAGCCCAGGCGCGGTCGCAATGCGGCCCAGGCGTAACCGAACGCGTACGCGGTCAGCACGACCGAGGCGATCACCGCCCACAGGCGTTCGGCGGTCCAGCCGTACTGGCCGATGCGCAAGGCCAGCGCGTACAACCCCAGCATCGCGTAAATCGGCAGGATCAGCAGCGCCGCTTCGACCACTCGCCGCAGCCAGCGCGGATACGGCGGCTCGCCGTTGCCGTCCTGGTACACCGCGTTGACGAACAGCACCATCACCGCGATCAGGCACATCAGGATCAAGGTCGCCGAGCGGGTCCGCCACAGCGCGTCCAGGCCGGTGAACGGCAGGCTGATCACGAACAAGATCGCGATCACCGCGACCAGCGGCAGCAGCCCTTTGAAGATCGCGAACAGAATCTGCCGCGCGACCTGCACCGGCCGCTGCTGGGTGCGGCCGACCAGCACGCCCAGGCCGATCATGATCCCGCTGGCGAGATGGATGAAGCTGCGCATGGTGAACAGATCGGCGAAGAACTGGATGCCGATCAGCTTGAACAGCACCGCGCACAGGCCGAGCACCGCCCAGCAGATGCCGACGAACACCGCGGTCAACAGCAAGGTCAGCGCGTTCTGCCAGCCGTGCTCGAACAGTTGATCGTAGGACGCGCGCCAGCGGCCGCTGTCCAGGCGGCATTGCAGATAGGGCAGGGCGATGAACAAGGCGATCGCCAGGCTCGCGCCGAACGGCCACAGCACCGCGCTGGCGCTGATGTCGGGCGCGCCGGTCGCGCTCCAGCCGGCCCACCACGCCAGCAGCAGATAAATCGCGCCGATGCCGACCGCGTGTTGCCAGAAGCGCGCGTCATTCAGGCGCTGCACCGACAGTATCATCATCGTCGGCACCGACAACACGATGACGTAGCCGCACACTTCCAGGCCGCTGTTGGCGAACGGGCCGATCCGCAGCAGATACAGCAGCAAGCCCTGCAACAGCGCGACCAGGACGATGAACGAGCGCGTGGCGGCGGACAGGGTGGAGGGCGAGGTCATGCGGAATCCTTTGCGATCAGCTTGGTAAGCGGCGCATCGCGCGGCGCGCGCCGGGGCGGCGCGCATCGCGATGTCGTCCATGACGATGGGGCGGGCGTGACGGTCAGCGGGTCTTCTTCGCCGCGGGCTTGGCGCTCGCGGTTTTCTTTGCGACGGGTTTCTTGCTTGCCGCTGGTTTGGCGGCTGCTTTCTTGGCCGGCGCCGGCTTGCCGACGCTCTTCTTGGCGACAGTTTTATCGACGGCCTTGGCGGGCGCGGCCTTTGCGTCGCCGGCTTTCCGCGCTGTGGATCCGGCGGACTTCGAAGCGGGCTTCAGTGCCGCGGCTTGTTCGCGCGCTCGCCGCCAGTACGGCTTGAGCTTGTCGATGCGCTGATAGGCCGGGCAGCTTTCGCGATGCGCGCCGGGCAGGTAGCTCAGACTCATCAGGAATTCGTTGGTGATCTCGCCGCCGGTGAAGCGGAAGGTCTTCTTGAACAATTTGATCCAGTCGGCTTTCTCGCGCGGCCGGCCGTCGAGCATTTGATGCGCATCTAGCCATTGGGCAAAGCCGCCGTGGCTGGCGCGCAGGCTCTGGATCACCTGGGCGTTGTGGATCGCCGCATCGACCTTGAGCCGGTTGCGGATGATGCCGGCGTCCTCGAGCAGGCGCAGGCGCTCGGCCTGTCCGTACGCGGCGACCTTGTCGACCACGAAACCGTCGTAGGCGCGGCGGAAGCCCTCGCGCTTGCGCAGGATGGTTTCCCAGCTCAGCCCGGCCTGGTTGATTTCCAGGATCAGGCGCTCGAACAGGTCCGATTCGTCGCGTTGCGGGAAGCCGTACTCGCGGTCGTGGTACTCGCCATGGACGGGATGGTTTGGGGCGATATTGCAGTAGCCCGACATGAAAGCCTCGAAGGAGCGCGCTCGAACCGGCGCGGCACTGGATTGTCGGCGCGCCGCCTGGGCGAATCCAGTGGCGGCGCGGATCGGTGGGCCGCGGACCGCCGCCGGGGGCGGGCGCCGGCGGCTCACGCCGGCTCACGCGCCGCTCGGGCGCGGTCTATCAAGGTTTGGGCGGGATTCGACCGGGTCGGGCCGGAGCCCGCCCCGGGCGGACATCGGCCCGCGGCCGAACCCGAAGCTGCGCGCCAGCACCCGTTTTCGCGGCCCGCAGCCGCGCCCGGCACGTTAGAATGGGCCATGCCCGTGATGCCGACACCCCTTGCCAATCAGGTCCTGATCGCGCTGTCCGCGCTGGCCGATACCAATTTTTCGCGCAGCGTCGCCTTGATCTGCCAACACGACGACGACGGTGCCATGGGCATCGTGGTCAATCGTCCGTCGGAATACACGCTCGGCGAAGTGTTCGGACAGATGGGCGTGGACGGCGGCGACGAATCGCTGCGCGCGCAGGTCGTGCTGGCCGGCGGCCCGGTTCATCCCGAGCGCGGCTTCGTGCTGCACGACGGCGGTACCCGCTGGGATTCGACCCTGGTCATCGGCAGCGGCCTGTACCTGACCACCTCGCGCGACATCCTCGAGGCCATGGCCGCGGGCGAAGGCCCGGACAACGCCGTGGTCGCGCTGGGTTGCGCCGGCTGGGGTTCGGGCCAGCTCGAACACGAAATCACCGAGAACGATTGGCTGACCGCGCCGGCCGACGCCGAGCTGCTGTTCGAACTGCCGCTGGACGCGCGCTGGCAGGCCGCGGCCGGGCGCATCGGCGTCGATCTCGCCCATCTGGCCGATTACGCCGGGCACGCATGAGCTCGGAAGCGAGCCATTCGACCATCCGCAGCGACGGCACCGTGCTCGGATTCGATGTCGGTTCGCGCCGGATCGGGGTCGCGGTCGGCAGCGCGTTCGGCTATGGCGCGCGCGCGCTGGCGGTGATCGACGTGCACGGCGGCGGCCCGGACTGGGGCGCGATCGATCGCGTGCTCAAGGAATGGCGCCCCGATGGTTTGATCGTCGGCGACCCGATGACGCTCGAAGGCGGCGACCAGCCCGCGCGCGTGCGCGCGCTGAGCTTCGCGCGGCAATTGCGTCAGCGTTACAAATTGCCGGTGGTGATGGTCGACGAGCGTTCCAGCTCGGTCGAGGCCGCGCACCGTTTCGCCGCCGATCGCGCCGAAGGCCGCAAGCGCCGCCGCGACGCCGAAGCCCTCGATGCGGTGGCCGCGGCGGTGATCGTCGAACGCTGGGCGGCGTCTCCCGGCGACGCCACCGATATCGACCTGATTCCGCCCTGACTTACCCGCCCGCTCTCATCAGTCCGCTCCCATGAATTCCTCCGTTTCCCCCGCTGGTTCGCGCCATCTGCTGAGCCTGCGCGACAGCACGCGCGCATCGCTCGACGCCTTGTTGATCCGCGCGCAGGCCTTCGCCGAAGGCCACTACGACAGTCGCGCGCTGGCCGGCATCGCGGTGTGCACGTTGTTTTTCGAGCCGTCCACGCGCACCCGTTTGAGTTTTCAGCTGGCCGCGCAGCAGCTCGGCGCGCATGTGCTGAACTTCGACGCGTCCACTTCGTCGACCAGCAAGGGCGAGACCGCGCTGGACACGCTCAAGAACATCGAGGCGATGGGCGTGCGCGGTTTCGTCATCCGCCATCGCGAGGACGGCGCGGTCGCCGCGCTCGCCGAGCAGGCGCGCGAAGGCACTTGCCTGATCAATGCCGGCGATGGACGCAGCGCGCACCCGACCCAGGGCCTGCTCGACATGCTGACCCTGCGCCAGGCCAAGGGCGCGGATTTTTCCGCGTTGCGCGTGGCCTTGATCGGCGACGTCAAGCATTCGCGCGTGGCGCGCTCGGACCTGCAGGCGCTGCGCGCGCTGGGCGCCGGCGAGATCCGCGTATGCGGCCCGGCCTCGCTGTTGCCCGACGACGGCACCTTGGACGGCTGCGTGGTCACCCAGGATTTCGATGCCGCGCTGGACGGCGTGGACGCGGTAATGATGCTGCGTCTGCAGCGCGAACGCATGGAAGAAGGCCTGGTCGCATCGCTGGACGATTATCACCGCGATTACGGCCTGACCGCGACGCGCCTGCGCCGCGCCGCCGCCGATGCGGTGGTGATGCATCCCGGCCCGATGAACCGCGGGGTCGAGATCACCGACGAAGTGGCCGATGGTCCGCAGTCGCTGATTTTGACTCAGGTCGCCAACGGCGTGGCGGTGCGCATGGCGGTGCTGGAAACCCTGCTGAAGGGCTGACTTTCGCCGCGTCGGGTTGATGCGGCGGCTTACCTGGATATCGACATGATCGTGAAAGACAGCAACGGCACCGTGCTCGCCGATGGCGATTCGGTGCTGCTGATCAAGGACCTGAAAGTGAAAGGCACCTCGGTGACGCTCAAGCGCGGCACCTTGTGCAAGAACATCCGCCTGACCGACGAGGAAGACGAGATCGAGTGCAACGTCGACAAGGTCAAGGGGCTGGTGTTGCGGACTGAGTTTTTGAAGAAGGCGTAATCGCGCGGGGAGAGAAAATCCCCGCTATCGCTTGAAAGGCGGAAGACAGGCGGTGACGCCGAAGATGCATGTCGTCGCCGGCAGCTGATTGCCGGTATGCGCGTTCCCAGGTAGCGGGTATTCGCGCTTGTCTCCGCCTGGTTTTTTCGACGGCAGGCAGGCTCATCGCCGCTTCGCCTCCTGGCGATAATGCACGAAGCTGCCCACGCAAGCGCCATCGAGCGCATTGGGATAGATCGTCGTAAAACTTCCCGGCGGATGCGCCTCGTATACGACGGCCTGATCTTGCCTGGGGAACGCGCGTGCACCGGTACGGGTGGCCGCCCGGTCAATCGGGAAACACGGTTTCGCCGCCAGGGTCAGGCTGATCCCGAAAATCTTGCCGCCCGCGGAATGCGAACGAAGCCGGAGCAGTTGGGCGTCGCCGACGGCTTTGTCCGCCGCGTCCAATCCGGCGGTGCGCGCCTGTTCCAGTTCGGCCGAGGCCTTTTGCAGATCGGCGGGCTCGCTCGATAAAAGCAGATCCAGCACGCGCGAAAAGGCGACGCGACCGGAGGCTCGCTCGGCCTCGTCGGATTGCGATTCGGCGGGCGTGGCGCGGTCGAGACTCAGATGCCCCAGGCAAGCCCTGTCATGGCCCTGAGCCGAGAACCCGCCGCGCACACCGATCGCTTCGAAAGCGAAACCGTCATCGTGCGCGAACGCAAGCCTCGCATAGGTCTTGGCTACGACCTCGCTCAGGGCGATGCAGTCCGATGGCGCAACCATCAGCGTCAGACCGGTGACGCTGCCGTTTCGCTCGTGGATTGCCCACTTGGTTAGCCGGGTGCCGTCCGCCAGCGTGACGGGGGCGTCGCTGGCCTTCAGCTCGCCGTTCTTGCGCAAGACTTTGACGATGTCATCGAAGCCGTCGCCGCGCTGGGTCGTGATCGAGGTCAGAGCATCGAGCAACAAGCCGTTGTCTGGAGTCCGGGAGGCTGGCTGCGTGTTTGCGCACGAAGATAATGCGCAGGGCAGTATCGCCAGGCCGCTCACCTTGAGTGCGTCGACGCTCATTGCATCCATCTTCGCTAACAGCGCTGTGCGGTGCCTGATGAAAGAATGTTCACGGCCGATGTTGCGCGAACACCCATGGCCACAACTCCGCCGTCGCATACGCCGGGTCCCAGGAGTTATGGTCGGCGTCGGGAAATTCGGTGTAGCGCACGTCGGCGCCGGCGCGCTTGAGCGCGGCGCTCATGTCGCGCGAGTAACGCGGCGGAACCACGTCGTCCTGCGCGCCATGGAAAATCCAGAACGGGATGCCGCGCAGCTTGCGCGCGGCGGCGTCCAGGTCCAAGGCTCCGCCCAGCGCGGCGATGCGCTCGGCGTCGTAGGCCTTCGGCGGGTCGTAGCCTCCGCAGATCGGCACCACCGCGGCGAAGCGGTCGGGTTGCATCAGGGCCAGTTCGTAGCTCGCATAACCGCCCATCGACAGGCCGGTCAGCACGATGCGCTTGGGATCGGCGTTGAATTCGGCCTGGGCGCGGTCGAGAATTTTCAGCGCGGTGCCGGCGAAACGGTCGGCATCGATCTGGTCGGTGTGCATCTGCGGGAACACTACGATCGCCGGGAAGTCGTCCATGCGTTCGCGGATGATCGGGCCGAGCCCGACCTCGACCTGCTTGCGGTTGTCGTCGCCGCGTTCGCCCGAGCCGTGCAGGAACACGATCAGCGCGGGCCGTTCGCCGCCGGCCTTGAGCGAGGGCACGAACACTTGATAGCGATGCACGACACCGTGGTCGAGCACCAGTTCGCGGCTCAGGAAACGGCCGTGTTCGCGTGAATCGGTCATGGCGGAGGACTCCGGAGGCGGGGTTCGCGGCGACGGCGCATGGCTGCACGCGGCGATCAGCGCGATCGAAGCGGACCACAACAGCGCGGCGGCGAATCGCAGCGGGCGGCAACGGCGCATCGGCATCCTCCGGGGCGGGATATCCGCATCATCGGTTGCGGCCGTCAACGATTCAAGCGCGTGCCGGTTGACTGTCGCTGACGAATCGCGGCGATGGGCCACGATCCGCAAGGGGCGGCCGATTCAGGCCCGCGCGGCCAGACGTTCATGCAGCAACCGCTGCGCCGCCAGGATCGCTTCGGCGCTGAGTTGGAACTTGCGCTTCGGCCCGCTGTTCGCGGTCCACGCGAAGCGGCGCCACAGCGCCAGCGGCACGCCGTTTTCCACGCTCCAGCCTTGCAGACGGCGCAGCAGGGTTTCGGTGTAGGCGTACAGCGCCAGCGCTTCGCGCAGGTCGGCGTCGCGCATCAGCGCGCTCACTTCGGATTCTTCGAGCAGGCGTTCGTGTTCAAGCGCCAGGGCATCGAGGCAGTCGCGCATGCGGCGGTCGGCGCGGCGCTGGTCGCCGTTGCTGAGCGGGCGCGAGCGCAGGCTCGGTGCGTGGATGAACCAGCTGCACATCTGGCAGAAGCAGTGCGCATCCGGTGAATACCGGCGCAGGCCCGGCTCGGCGACCAGACGATGGCCGTCGCTCAAGTAACTGGCGAACAGATTGCAGAATTCGCTCAGATGCTCGCGCTGCGGGCGCGCGTCGGGCGGAAATTCGCCGTAGTGGCGTTCGATCCATGCGGCGGCGGCGCGGGGATCGTCGGCGTAGGCGTGGGCGGCGTCGAATGCGATGAAGCCGCGCTGGATGCCGTCGGCCATCCATCGCAACAGCGCGTAGCTGCGTGCCTGCAGGCCGACTGCGTGTTCGAGAGCGTCAGGTTGGAACATGCGCGCAAGCTTAGTGCGCGGGTTTGCGAGGGGCGATGCCGCTGGTCAGGGTACGGGCGGCTGGGGCAGAGGCGTGGCGTTATGGTTCGCCGGCTCTCACTACTGTCATCCCCGCGAAGGCGGGGATCCAGAAATTTCACAGTCATGCCTGGATGAAGCCCTGGATCCCCGCCTTCGCGGGGATGACGAGCTTGAAGATGACGAGCGGGATGACAAACTGGATGACAAGCGGATGACGAGCGTATGCGGTCATGCGAGCGCATGCGGCGCGCCGTGCCGATCGAACCCGACGATTTCAATTCAACAAGATCACCGTCGCCAACCCCAGGAAGCTCAGGAAGCCCATCACGTCGGTCAGCGTGGTCAGCATGACGCCGCCGGCCAGCGCCGGATCGAAGCCCAGGCGCTTGAGGGTGATCGGCACCAGCACGCCGCCGGCGGCGGCGGTCAGCATGTTGATGGTCAGCGCGGCGCCGATCACCAGCGACAGGCCGGGCTGGCGGAACCAGATCAGCACGATCACGCCCAGGATGATGCCGAGCACCAGGCCGTTGATCAGCGCGACCGCCAGTTCCTTGCGCAGCAGCACGCCGAGGTTGGAGGCGCCGATCTGGCCCAGGGCGAGGCCGCGGATCATCAGCGCGAGCACCTGGGTGCCGGCGTTGCCGCCCATGCCGGCGACGATCGGCATCAGCGCGGCCAGCGCGACCAGTTTGGCGATGGAGTCTTCGAACTGGCCGACCACGCTCGCGGCCAGGAACGCGGTGCACAGATTGATCGACAGCCAGATCAGGCGACGGCGGAACGCGCGCCGCACCGGGCTGAACAGGTCTTCGTCCTCGTCCAGGCCGGCCGCGCTCAAGGCCTGGTGTTCGGCTTCTTCGCGGATGATGTCGACCACGTCATCGATGGTGATGCGGCCGAGCAGGATGTTGTTGTCGTCGACGACCGGGGCGCTGATCCAGTCGTGATCGGAGAACTGGCGCGCGACTTCGCCGGCGGTTTCGCCGACGTCGATCGCGGGCTGTTCGTCGTCGATCAGTTTGTTGATCGCGGTGCCGGGCTCGTGGGTGAGCAGCGCGGCCAGGGCGATGCGGCCCAGGTATTGATGGCGGCGGCTGACCACGTACAGGTGATCGGTGTGCTCGGGCAGTTCGCCGCGCAGGCGCAGATAGCGCAGCACCACGTCGATGGTGGTGTCGGCGCGCACCGTCACCACGTCCGGGTTCATCAGGCGGCCGGCGGTGTCTTCCGGATAGGACAGGACCTGTTCGAGCCGCTCGCGGTTCTCGCGGTCCATCGACTTGAGCACTTCGTCGATGACCGTGTCGGGCAGGTCTTCGACCAGGTCGGCCAAGTCGTCGATGTCGAGGTCTTCGACCGCGGCGACGATTTCGTCGGTGTCCATGTCCGCGAGCAGGCTCTCGCGCACTTCCTCGCCGACGTGGACCAGGACCTCGCCGTCGTCCTCCGGATCGACCAGGCCCCAGACGATGACGCGCTTGCCCGGCGGCAGCGATTCGAGCAGGTTGCCGATCTCGGCCGGCGACAGCGTGTTGACCAGCCGCCGCACCGGACCCAGCCGCCCGCTGTCGAGCGCGTCGGAAAGCAGGCGCAGCTGACGTGCGGTCTTGTCGTGGCGGACGGCTTCGGCCAATGCGGTACTTCCTGGCGGGTGACGGACGCGGCCACGAAGCCGGCGGGGGTCAAACGATCACCCCGCCATTATCTCTTGTGGCGCTGTCAAAGCCCAGACTAGAAGCCGGGCGCGCTAGGCAGGGTGACGACGCGGCCGCGTGCCGTTGCGCCACGCGCGCGGGGCGGCCGCGTCGAGCGCTTCGGGCCGCATGCGCGATCCAGGCCGGCCGGCCTGTCGACGCCGAACGCCGACATCCGCTGCGATCGCATGGCCATGCCGGCGCGCGTCGAGCGATCGCATGCGCGGGCCGACGCCTCAGGCGAAAAAAACGGCCAGAACGATGAGCCGATCCGCTCCCCTTTTCCGAGTCATGTCAGGCAGCCCAGATGCGCGCCGCCGATGAGGCCTTGCCCGGGAGGGACCCGCCCAGTTGCCCACCGTCATTGAAGACACCTGCTCATCCATTTCGATCGGCCGTTCGCCGATTCGAATCACTGCCTAAGGACGATGTCATGAACAAGCTTTTGTTGATCGCCGCCGCTTTGCTGGTCGGGGCTCCGCTGCTCGCCTCGGCGACGGCGTATGTGCCGCGGCCGTCGTATGCCGGGGTGTACCAGACCTACAACCCCACGATCACCGATTATTTCTATACGACCAATTACCCCGAGTCCTATGCCTCGCTGTCCAACGGCTACAGCAGCCAGGGCGTGCCGTTCTACATCGAACAAACCCCGCAGGCGCATACGATCCCGCTGCATCGCTACTGGAAGGGCGCGCCCAGCACCGAGCACGTCTACATCACGCCCGACCAATACCCGCAGGACCTGGTCAACGTCACCAATGCCGGCTACACCTATCAGGGCATCGCCGGCTACATCTATCCCAAGTCGCTGGTCGACAATCTGGCGCCGCAGTTGCTCGGCGGGATGGTGCCGCTGTATCGCCTGGCCAAGTTCAATGGCAACAACAACGATCTGCAGCACAAGTTCACCATCTCCGAGACCGAGAAGAACACGTTGATGGCCGATGGCTGGAGCTTCGATCACGTCGAAGGCTACGTGCCCCGGTGGACGGTCAACGCGCAGTTCCTCGGCGGCTATCCGGCCTTCACCGGTGGTCACGTCATGACCCGGCGCTGCGGCCCCAGCGGTCCGTGCCCGGGCGGCGCGTCGTTCCGCAACGGCTACAACGGCTACAAGTTCGTCAACTCGACCAGCAAGCCGGCCGGCAAGACCACCCAGGTCATGACCTTCGATCTGTTCACCCCGGACTATTTCGCCGCCGGCCAGAGCGATCACATCGCGATCGGCCTGCACGGGCACTGGAACATCGACCTGAGCAATATCGACAACAGTTCGAACCCGGCCAACAACCACCATGCGCTGGGCGTCATCATCGGCGCCTCGTCGTGCGGCATCAACGTGCGGGTCGAAGCGTTCTGGCCCACCGGCAACAACCTGTCGGCCTGCAACGGTCAGGGCAATCTGCTCAACAACCAGACCTACCGCTTCCGCATCGCGGTCACCGACGCCGGCATGATCAGCTACACCGTGCACAGCATCAGCCCCAGCGGCATGGTGATCGCCCAGGTCGCCAGCGACGTGGTCAACGGCAACAGCTTGTTCACCGCGCCGGGCTACGGCTTCCCGGCCGCCGACACCGGTTATTTCATGGTCCAGGCTACGATGGACCAGGCCGATTACTCGGTCTACTTCAGCAACCTCAACGTGACCTGGCAGTAAGCGCCAACGCACGCAATGCGGCGGAAACGGGCCTTCGGGCCCGTTTTCGTTCGCGGCGGTTGTCGTGCGTGACGCGAGGGCCACGCGCAGTGCGTGGCGGTGGGCTCAGGTCTTGTTGAGCCAGGCTTCGATGCCGGCGCGGTCCTTGGCCCGCAACAGCGCCGGTGCGCGCTTGCGCAGCGATTCCAGGTCGAGGCCGCGGATCGCCCGGCGCAGTTCCAGCAAGGTCGCCGGATGCAGGCTGAATTCCTCCAGCCCCAATGCCAGCAACAGCGGCGCGAAATTGGAATCGCCGGCCATTTCGCCGCACACCGCGACCGGTTTGCCGCGCGCCTTGGCCAGCCGGATCACGTCGCGGATCACCCGCAGCACCGCCGGATGCA
This genomic interval carries:
- a CDS encoding aspartate carbamoyltransferase catalytic subunit, translating into MNSSVSPAGSRHLLSLRDSTRASLDALLIRAQAFAEGHYDSRALAGIAVCTLFFEPSTRTRLSFQLAAQQLGAHVLNFDASTSSTSKGETALDTLKNIEAMGVRGFVIRHREDGAVAALAEQAREGTCLINAGDGRSAHPTQGLLDMLTLRQAKGADFSALRVALIGDVKHSRVARSDLQALRALGAGEIRVCGPASLLPDDGTLDGCVVTQDFDAALDGVDAVMMLRLQRERMEEGLVASLDDYHRDYGLTATRLRRAAADAVVMHPGPMNRGVEITDEVADGPQSLILTQVANGVAVRMAVLETLLKG
- the ruvX gene encoding Holliday junction resolvase RuvX; the encoded protein is MSSEASHSTIRSDGTVLGFDVGSRRIGVAVGSAFGYGARALAVIDVHGGGPDWGAIDRVLKEWRPDGLIVGDPMTLEGGDQPARVRALSFARQLRQRYKLPVVMVDERSSSVEAAHRFAADRAEGRKRRRDAEALDAVAAAVIVERWAASPGDATDIDLIPP
- the mgtE gene encoding magnesium transporter, whose translation is MAEAVRHDKTARQLRLLSDALDSGRLGPVRRLVNTLSPAEIGNLLESLPPGKRVIVWGLVDPEDDGEVLVHVGEEVRESLLADMDTDEIVAAVEDLDIDDLADLVEDLPDTVIDEVLKSMDRENRERLEQVLSYPEDTAGRLMNPDVVTVRADTTIDVVLRYLRLRGELPEHTDHLYVVSRRHQYLGRIALAALLTHEPGTAINKLIDDEQPAIDVGETAGEVARQFSDHDWISAPVVDDNNILLGRITIDDVVDIIREEAEHQALSAAGLDEDEDLFSPVRRAFRRRLIWLSINLCTAFLAASVVGQFEDSIAKLVALAALMPIVAGMGGNAGTQVLALMIRGLALGQIGASNLGVLLRKELAVALINGLVLGIILGVIVLIWFRQPGLSLVIGAALTINMLTAAAGGVLVPITLKRLGFDPALAGGVMLTTLTDVMGFLSFLGLATVILLN
- a CDS encoding YqgE/AlgH family protein, which encodes MPVMPTPLANQVLIALSALADTNFSRSVALICQHDDDGAMGIVVNRPSEYTLGEVFGQMGVDGGDESLRAQVVLAGGPVHPERGFVLHDGGTRWDSTLVIGSGLYLTTSRDILEAMAAGEGPDNAVVALGCAGWGSGQLEHEITENDWLTAPADAELLFELPLDARWQAAAGRIGVDLAHLADYAGHA
- a CDS encoding prolyl oligopeptidase family serine peptidase, yielding MTDSREHGRFLSRELVLDHGVVHRYQVFVPSLKAGGERPALIVFLHGSGERGDDNRKQVEVGLGPIIRERMDDFPAIVVFPQMHTDQIDADRFAGTALKILDRAQAEFNADPKRIVLTGLSMGGYASYELALMQPDRFAAVVPICGGYDPPKAYDAERIAALGGALDLDAAARKLRGIPFWIFHGAQDDVVPPRYSRDMSAALKRAGADVRYTEFPDADHNSWDPAYATAELWPWVFAQHRP
- a CDS encoding DUF4153 domain-containing protein; its protein translation is MTSPSTLSAATRSFIVLVALLQGLLLYLLRIGPFANSGLEVCGYVIVLSVPTMMILSVQRLNDARFWQHAVGIGAIYLLLAWWAGWSATGAPDISASAVLWPFGASLAIALFIALPYLQCRLDSGRWRASYDQLFEHGWQNALTLLLTAVFVGICWAVLGLCAVLFKLIGIQFFADLFTMRSFIHLASGIMIGLGVLVGRTQQRPVQVARQILFAIFKGLLPLVAVIAILFVISLPFTGLDALWRTRSATLILMCLIAVMVLFVNAVYQDGNGEPPYPRWLRRVVEAALLILPIYAMLGLYALALRIGQYGWTAERLWAVIASVVLTAYAFGYAWAALRPRLGWLHGLMRVNVIVSLVAMAFAVAANSLVLDPHRLTVNDQLARLREGRTPAEEFDLSHLRFQNGRRGYEALQGLRSDPRFAGDKQSAKLERVLKMKNPWEYSMDDRVQAQADTVAAALRHIQIAPGADQPDTVWLQALIAQRLPTPDCLNADSQCVLMTPDLDHNGRNDYLLCNTVQYGATCFVYSLEDGLWDKIGRSYLGDRAETVAPAMRAGQVKAVPRRWSDFQFGDDGKLVQFEMDSEEERAKTRLAMKSDKTSAAVAADKKPTPDSH